The following coding sequences lie in one Populus nigra chromosome 15, ddPopNigr1.1, whole genome shotgun sequence genomic window:
- the LOC133674198 gene encoding uncharacterized protein At4g14100-like has translation MKLQFHTQFVRITLVVLQLINPSLQWPEPEYSSAPIPAPWPEQFHALLYMNLSSTRLQITNLWYDWPRGRNVNIIQKQLSVLLYDTEWNNGTTFYYTLSEPHSCRIMVNDVGIPRPDFLDGAEYLGTAVTDGYLCNVWEKIDTIWYYEDVYTKRPVRWDFNDGISTHVITFEVGAVLLDDSVTQAPAYCFNQEIKNM, from the exons atgaagctACAATTCCACACACAATTTGTAAGGATAACCCTCGTAGTCCTCCAACTCATAAACCCTTCACTTCAATGGCCTGAGCCAGAGTACTCATCAGCCCCAATTCCTGCTCCATGGCCTGAACAATTCCATGCACTTTTGTATATGAACTTGAGCTCAACACGCCTCCAAATCACCAATCTGTGGTATGATTGGCCTAGAGGCCGCAATGTGAATATAATACAGAAACAACTATCTGTTTTGTTATACGACACGGAGTGGAATAATGGGACAACCTTCTATTACACTTTAAGCGAGCCTCATAGCTGTCGGATTATGGTTAATGATGTGGGTATTCCTAGGCCTGATTTTCTTGATGGAGCCGAATATCTAGGGACTGCTGTCACTGATGGGTATCTATGCAATGTATGGGAGAAGATCGACACTATATGGTACTATGAGGATGTTTATACGAAGAGGCCTGTCAGATGGGATTTTAACGATG GTATTTCCACTCATGTGATAACTTTTGAGGTAGGCGCAGTGCTTTTGGATGATTCAGTGACTCAAGCTCCTGCATACTGCTTCAACCAGGAGATCAAGAACATGTAA
- the LOC133674196 gene encoding protein P21-like: MSPFSYLSLFPCFLLFAHFFTLSNAATFEIRNQCPYTVWAAAVPGGGRRLDPGQSWTITPQISSSNGATFEIRNQCAYTVWAAAVPGGGRRLDPGQSWTITANAGTTQARIWGRTKCNFDRAGRGKCETGDCNGLLQCQAFGQPPNTLAEYALNQFNNVDFFDISLVDGFNVPMDFSPVSGNCRGIRCAADINGQCPDPLRASGGCNNPCTVFKTDQYCCNSGTCSPTDYSKFFKQWCPDAYSYPKDDQTSTFTCPGGTNYRVVFCP; encoded by the exons ATGAGTCCTTTTTCTTACTTATCGTTGTTTCCCTGCTTCCTTCTTTTTGCCCATTTCTTCACCTTAAGCAACGCAGCTACTTTCGAAATCAGAAACCAATGCCCTTACACTGTCTGGGCCGCGGCTGTTCCCGGTGGCGGCCGAAGACTCGACCCAGGCCAATCATGGACCATTACACCGCAAATTTCAT CAAGCAACGGAGCTACTTTCGAAATCCGAAACCAATGCGCTTACACTGTTTGGGCCGCGGCTGTTCCCGGTGGTGGCCGAAGACTCGACCCAGGCCAATCATGGACGATCACCGCGAATGCCGGAACAACACAAGCCCGTATTTGGGGACGGACCAAGTGCAATTTCGATAGGGCCGGGCGAGGGAAGTGCGAGACAGGTGATTGCAATGGGCTCTTGCAATGCCAAGCCTTCGGGCAACCCCCAAACACACTGGCTGAATATGCCTTGAACCAATTCAACAACGTGGATTTCTTTGACATATCTCTTGTTGATGGGTTTAATGTTCCTATGGACTTCAGTCCAGTATCAGGCAACTGCCGCGGAATTAGGTGCGCAGCTGATATCAATGGACAGTGCCCAGATCCGCTCAGGGCCAGCGGAGGCTGCAACAATCCTTGCACTGTCTTCAAGACAGATCAATACTGTTGCAATTCTGGCACCTGTAGCCCAACAGATTACTCTAAGTTTTTCAAGCAGTGGTGCCCTGACGCTTATAGTTATCCTAAAGATGACCAGACAAGCACCTTCACCTGTCCCGGTGGAACTAATTACAGGGTTGTATTCTGCCCTTGA
- the LOC133674197 gene encoding thaumatin-like protein — MSRFSYLSLFPCFLLFAHFFTLSNAATFEIKNQCPYTVWAAAVPGGGQRLDPGQSWTITANAGTTQARIWGRTNCNFDGAGQGKCETGDCNGLLQCQAFGQPPNTLAEYALNQFNNLDFFDISLVDGFNVPMDFSPVSGNCRGIRCAADINGQCPDPLRASGGCNNPCTVFKTDEYCCNSGSCGPTDYSRFFKQRCPDAYSYPKDDQTSTFTCPGGTDYRVVFCP; from the coding sequence ATGAGTCGTTTTTCTTACTTATCGTTGTTTCCCTGCTTCCTTCTTTTTGCCCATTTCTTCACCTTAAGCAACGCAGCTACTTTCGAAATCAAAAACCAATGCCCTTACACTGTCTGGGCCGCGGCTGTTCCCGGTGGTGGCCAAAGACTCGACCCAGGCCAATCATGGACCATCACCGCGAATGCGGGAACAACACAAGCCCGTATTTGGGGACGGACCAACTGCAATTTCGATGGGGCCGGGCAAGGGAAGTGCGAGACAGGTGATTGCAATGGGCTCTTGCAATGCCAAGCCTTCGGGCAACCCCCAAACACACTGGCTGAATATGCCTTGAACCAATTCAACAACCTGGATTTCTTCGACATATCTCTTGTTGATGGGTTTAATGTTCCTATGGACTTCAGTCCAGTATCAGGCAACTGCCGCGGAATTAGGTGCGCAGCTGATATCAATGGACAGTGCCCAGATCCGCTCAGGGCCAGCGGAGGCTGCAACAATCCTTGCACTGTCTTCAAGACAGATGAATACTGTTGCAATTCTGGCAGCTGTGGCCCAACAGATTACTCTAGGTTTTTCAAGCAGAGGTGCCCTGACGCTTATAGTTATCCTAAAGATGACCAAACAAGCACCTTCACCTGTCCCGGTGGAACTGATTACAGGGTTGTATTCTGCCCTTGA